TCGCCGTGGTCGGCGTCGGCGGTCCGCCGCAGACCCGGCGCGAGGCCCGCGCTGCCCGCGAGGCGGCGGAGCGCGACTCGGCCGAGCCCTAGCCACGGCGGTCTGAACTCACGGCGCGATGTGGCCGAGACTTGACCCGTGAGAGCTGTCGTCTACGACCGGTACGGAGGCCCTGACGAGCTGCGCCTGGAAGACGTCCCGGTTCCCGTGCCCAGGGCCGGTCAGGTGCTGGTAGAAGTCGTCGCGACGTCGATCAACCTGAGCGACTGGGAGAGCCTGACCGGCAGACCGGCCTACGCGCGCATGGGCGGGTTGACCGCGCCTCGCCGGCACGTCCTCGGCTCCGACATCGCCGGGCGCGTCGCCGCCGTCGGGCCTGGAGTGTTGGCCTTCCGCGTCGGCGACGAGGTCTACGGCGACAACCTGCAGCTCATGGGCGGCTTCGCCGAGTACGCCGTAGCCCCCGCCTCCGCGCTCGCGCCGAAGCCCGCGGGACTTTCGTTCGCCGAGGCATCCACGATTCCGCAGTCGGGCGCCATCGCGCTGCAGGCCGTCGCGCGGGTGAAGCCGGGGGAACGGATGCTGATCAACGGCGCCGGCGGTGGTTCCGGGTCGTTCGCGATGCAGCTCGCGAAGGCCGCCGGCGTGCACGTGACGGGCGTCGACAACGCCGCAAAGCTCGCGTTTGTGCGGGAGCTCGGCGCGGACGAGGTCATCGACTATCGCGCTCAGGACTTCACGCGCACCGGCCCGTACGACCTGATCGTCGACTTCGTCGCGAGCAGGTCGGTGTTCGCCTACCGCCGTGCTCTCGCGCGGGGCGGTCGCTACTTCATGGTCGGCGGCACGACCCGCACCATCTTCCGCCTCCTGACCCTCGGAACGCTGGTCGGCGCCGTTACCGGCACACGACTCGGCCTCCTGGTGGTGCAGGAGGGGCCTTCGCACTTCACGCCGCTGGCCGACCGCATTCTCGCCGGCGAGGTCAGCGTTCACATCGACAGCGTTCACCCTCTCGAGGCGGTGCCGCATGCGCTCGCGCACCACGGCGAGGGTCGCGCTCTCGGCAAAGTCGTCGTGGCGGTGCGCCCCGAGTAGGCCGCGCCGGAGGCCGGGGGATCCGACGCCGAGCCCTAGACTGGATGCCGCCAGCCTCTGTAGCTCAATGGAAGAGCAGTTCCGTCCTAAGGAAACGGTTGGGGGTTCGAGTCCCTCCAGGGGCACAGTCTCTTTTTGCCTCTGACCAGAAATTTTTTCTGTGGTCTGACCACGCAGAACGCGCTTTTGCCCGCTTTTTGCCCGCATACTGAAAATTCGGTGAGCCGAAAATAGCCGTCCGCAACGGGCTGCGCGCGACGTCTGAGAGCGCCAAAATCGAGCGTTTCGGGCGAAATCTGCC
This genomic interval from Microbacterium sp. 4R-513 contains the following:
- a CDS encoding NAD(P)-dependent alcohol dehydrogenase, with product MRAVVYDRYGGPDELRLEDVPVPVPRAGQVLVEVVATSINLSDWESLTGRPAYARMGGLTAPRRHVLGSDIAGRVAAVGPGVLAFRVGDEVYGDNLQLMGGFAEYAVAPASALAPKPAGLSFAEASTIPQSGAIALQAVARVKPGERMLINGAGGGSGSFAMQLAKAAGVHVTGVDNAAKLAFVRELGADEVIDYRAQDFTRTGPYDLIVDFVASRSVFAYRRALARGGRYFMVGGTTRTIFRLLTLGTLVGAVTGTRLGLLVVQEGPSHFTPLADRILAGEVSVHIDSVHPLEAVPHALAHHGEGRALGKVVVAVRPE